TTTTCTGTACATCAACTAATAACAACGATCCTATATACGGTTCTGTTGTCTATGTCCAGTTATATTGTATAAGtgcattgaaaaattttctattagtATATAAGACTATTCTTAGACAACATCACCTCCTTGAGCAAACAACTTCAAACCTTGGAGGCATTTTGGGAAATCTTGTAGGATAAGTATTTGGCTGAGAAGACCGGAATGGACGACAAATCGGGAAGCTCatcaatttctaaaaattgtaagcaatatataattttcataactGCAGGTAATTATTATAAGATATacaatttgttatatttttatttatttgtgtgaaTATAATTAAGTGTTAATGGACACCAATATACTATTTCCCAATATTTTTgcagatttttgtttttaaatgcagttatttttaaataaataaagtcaattaataaaaatcaaccataaatgttttttataaacaatatattgATAATTTAAGAGAATATAACAAATGATAAGAGAACTGCTGAGCGAAAATAAAAAACGCAGCGAAAAATGAGGCGaaactgtttttgttatttcatttttttcatatatttaaatgaaatcgaATGACGAATTAGAAATTGCTAAATTCCGGGAGTAGTTGCTTgttataagtatttattttttaatattatggtctaatttcaataaataaaatcggcaTAGTTTAATTGCGTTAACCACATTAAAAcattacatgcatacataccaATTTACATATTCGCTTCGACGTGAGCGTACAGAGTGTAAAGagcaagcaaacaaaaacaaatatacgtATTGGCTTTGCATATGCGACGAAATGCGAATAGGCGAGACCTCGTGAACAACAACGAAGCAAAATAGCCAGGGAAGaccgacagacggacagacaacaACGAGCCATGGCCGCGCGAGCGACGACATAAACGCTAATAATATtggaaattgtataaaaaataaatgaaaatttattagtaaagttagaaaaatggttttgtttataaattgaGTGAAAATCTGCATATTTTGGTgaatcaatttttaattcatgGAAACTTGATTATTTTGAACAGCAAACCGTAAGCAAAAAATGGACTAGAAAAAACTAAAAcgtcaaatatgtacatataaatttgtgTGTATAAATGTACGTTTGCACTTACAAATAAGTGAACGATTTGATTTGCGAATCGTGAAGGCGACAAAGTCGACGAAGAAGAGCGATTTCAAGTATTGaacattaaaaagtaaaattatatgaGTACATATGCATAAAACAATTATTCTTGCTTATATGTACCTAAATATTACTAGTGTTGACAGCGTGGAAACGGTGTGGATTGTAGGCAAATCGTGGGAAATGCATTGATGGCACCCACTGACATTCAGTTCTTACAAAGCTTACAAATAGTAGTTTGCAAATATTGGTTTATTAATCAGATTAGAGGAACCATACTTTTCAAAGCAATCATAAATTTTGCCCTGTAGACTTTATAAAAGCTTGAAGCTATATCCCGGCAAAGAAATCGATACAACGCCATAGTCCTGCTGGTCAGCAGTGACAGCTATTTCAAGCAGCGgaagcaacatacatacatatatgtatgtaaatcacaTAAAGCAGGCTATTGGACTGTTGGAAATAAGGAAGAGCTGGCACTCCATGGTTACGAATGTAAGCTACTCACGAAACTCAGCAGGTCACGACAATTGAGAAGAGTGGTAAAAGGAGTGAGTGCGGCTGTAAGATCACGACAACTTGATCTTTAGGGCACAAAATGTAAGTATACTTTATATAGTTAATATTAAATGATTTCattatgttatttaaatatatattttttttatttggcttGCCTCATTGTACGAATGGATGGTCCCAACTTTTAATACATCTGCAGTGTACCATGTATTGGCAAGTCTAAGCAAATCCCGTTTTGTTAGACTATGGTTGCCCACAGTTTTGCTGATCTGTCCGAATTTTCTAATgattatttgtgtttgtgtgctgcAATTGTTGATGCATGCGGCTGTAAAAGGGAGAAGGAAAACAAACTGTCATCTAAAGAGGAGTTTTAGCTTTGTTACCAAAGTTTCCTCATTTATTTCTGTTTGGAATGAATGACTATATGATAGTACCATTGTCCAAGAAAACacgttaattttaatttgaccTGATAAAAACACAACACATTCAGTTGAAAAatgctatttacatatataccttGAACAGAGTCGGAGaccgtataaaaatatttacaaagcgtaacgagctgagttgattcagccctcactttttttttgtttgagatGTTGTcgatatcggaacactatagcaaatagctgccatacacaaCGTTTATTGCTCGAGTCAACGGTAAAATAACCGAATAAATTCAGATctgaccactgtagcatatagctgccgaaCTATCCGACCGATaaatatcaagttcttgtttggtGCAATCATTGGCTTGTTTTTTAAGTAATAACAAAACCCTGTCTCTGAGTATATATTGTTGATTTGTGTGACTGGTAAACATAAGGCTTCTTCTATTAGTCTGCTAAATGTTGATATTAAACTTCTTTTTGCCAGCTATCATATTTTAAAATCGGGTTTATTGAATTATTAAGCATAGTAGTTTCGTAAAATGTAGCGTTATTGCATTGGGGTACCCATCACATTTACATAATCGTCAGTACggtatttattttctataaagttACCAagtagtaaatatttgtataatatttgtaaagtttcttttttaaatattgtatatacatctTTGTAACAATGGAAATTAAGAGATGACTACAGCtaacaatattttagaaattggAGAATACTTATCGTTTGTtgtccaacaaaaaaaaaaaaacgcctaTACTctgaatgcatgtatgtatgtatgtatacgtattttTATACACATTGCATTGTACGGTATACGAGTATTTCTTTTCATACCTGTAAGTAGTTGTTGGGATGGATGTTTTCGTTGCGAAAGCATTTTGGGGGGTATGGGAAATTATTTTCGGCATTTGTTGGTATCTACGTTTTGTAGGCGTGCAATAACAATAAGAATAACAATTTTCTAATCggctgtatatatgtaatttactTGTGCTTCGTGTATATTCATCGCAGCAGACGAAGGTAGCCGGTGTAGTGACTGTGAAAACGATGAACGTACAGCACATAAGCTGATCAGCAACAACGTTCATTCGGCTTGGATGTCATACACCACAGGCGTGTATTTAACCTTTTCTTTTTTGTCATTGCTGGTGTTTGTGTATactattttatttctctttacataattaattaaattaattcgaaCAATCATactaattattttcttaattatttccATTCCTTTGCGTACGTATTTAGCATTGAGTTTGAACACATCATCATTCCCATGATATCATCAACCCTGTAATGGAGAAAAATACGCTGGCTGCTGAAGACAGCGTCGACTCAATACCGGGTCCGGCGTATGAGCATATTGTTGTCACAACGACCCCCTTAGTACCGGCCGTTAAAAGCGGCCTGATCTCTACGAATATTTTGACGGTAACGGAGATGGAAGATGCGGATATGGAGGAGGAGGACTGTAGTGAAGGTATCGAAGAAAATATGGACGTAGGATATGATCAAGATGATCAAGAAGTGAGAGAAGATAAACAGCAGGTGCCTGACACTGAAGGCGGCAGCTTTGTAGGAGATGATTTCAATGAGTGTGATGATTATAAAGAAAATGAACGGAACTTGAAGCTAACAGGTCTTAACGCATTAGAACAAGGTACAGTTGATATTGATGCACATACTGAGCAAGTAAGCCAAATTGATAATAGTAGTGCAGTCACAGTAACAACAACTTTGGTTAACTCCTTACCCAAGCTGAATTCACAAACCGAGGCAGTAGTCGAATCGTCTATAGAAGGTGTGGGTATTTGCCCAGTACCGGTGCAAATTGTTTCCGCATTGACCGTGAAGCCTAAAATGTTgccaatgaaaacaaaaaataataaacttgtTATGGTACAGATGATGAATGACCAGCCGATGGACAGCACTCAAGCAGGTGTGCACAGTTCATCGTCTAGTCGAATTTCCAATAGCTCGCGCAGAACAATCGATGAGGTTGCTGAGTCTGTTGTCTCAGATGCAGATAAACTAAACTCTCCTGGTCAAGAAAAATCTCCGGATTCGTTACAATATaatcaacaacatcaaaacgcaCGCTTTCTTGCACGAAGTAGTACACCGTTATCTCGTGAATTTCTCGCACTCCAACGTTCTGTGAATGAATCAAAGGTCTTGAGTGAATTTGTAACCGACGCAGTGCGAAAGCGCCAAAAGAGTGCGCCAAAGGATGCTAATGAACAAACTtacacgcaacaacaacaacatcactaTAATAATCATCATTACCACGGCGAAAAACAGCGTAAACATAGCAAATTCGCTCCTTTGAAAGACGATAGTGGAAGTTCGACATCGAGCAACTTGCAGCGACGTTCACGCAGCAAGAGCGTCAATCGCAAAAGTGAGGATATTCTGGATACCTCAACCGGCAAGCTTAAACGCTGGCCATCTGATGAGAAGATGCTTAAACGCACTAATATGCGTTCACAAAATTCGGAATTTGTACAGAAACAAATGGAGTTTTTGAGTCGTGTCAAACATGATGAAGGCGAAGTTTCCTCAGAAGCGGATGATGGCGAGCGTAGCTTTGTCAATGTTGGTGAAGATGAGGATTTAAATTTAGTGGTGGTCGAGAATAATACAATGAATGATAGCAATGCATCGGTTGCTGCTTTTGTGGGGAGTACAAATTCTTTGCTGGACACAACGTTGGAGCGTGAGGCGCCAGTAAATATTGCCACAACGTCTAATGTAGATAGTGTAGAGGCACGCTTAATAAATTATTGGGCACCACCTCCAAAGGTAAGTGCAATAAATTTTGtctgttgaaaaaaaataatatgttaattttttatataaaaaaatttccagagAGGTTGGGATAGTTTTTGCTGGAAATGTCGTGAGTGTGCCGATCTATTTCCGTGTTCCAAATGTGTGCGCTGCTTCCATTGTACTTGCATTAAGGTGACAGCGGCCACAAAATTAGATGATTCATGGGTATGCCCAGAGTGCATGAGTGTGGAGAACGTACTTAATGGCCCCAAACGGTAAATTATACACCTCAtcaatacatttaatttttttttatgattaaacttatttttataccgtaaatatttacgaaattattttttgtttggaatCAAACGGGAATCAAATGAATCGTAAAATTGTTTGcggtattattttttacttgatTGATATCAATTGGTCTTGCTCctcattgaataaaaaaaatatgttttatttagcAATGGTTTAAGCCAATAAAATACATTTCTaaaccataatttttatattgtgaaATAGTTTTTATAGAAAATCAAAACTCTTTCTTAAAAGTTGTTTAAACAACTAaaatacttttccaaaaaccatgttcgaaaattctacataaatttataatggGCATTTTAGCTGctgcaaaacattttttctaaaaatgttgaattcgattttttaacattttgaatTGACAATTATCTAAAGTAGCTTTAACGACTTAATTGTAGTTATGCTAAAAAACTTTGCTTTTAGAGAAAATAGCATTCGAAGTAAAACATTTTGTATTAATCTAATAtctaaaattcaatttaaccTCTTGATATTTTTTCGTCGTTGCAACAGCAGTTCTCGTCGCAATGAGATGTCCTTAGATGTGCTGAGTCAGCTTCTTTCGTTTGCTTTGAAACGCATGAAAATGGTTAAAGGGGTGAGTAGATATCTAAAATTACACACAAACTATATGTGTATACCGATGTAAATGTGTgtcaaaatttaaagaaatagaaGACCAAATTTCGGAATGATTTTTACGTTCTTGTAAGTTTAACACCATTTTGCATTTATGTAATTTcagaattaatgaaaaattgtttatctCGCAGTTGTATTTTTGcgtgttaaatataaaaaaacaatataaaacattaaaaatagtatttcgTTCTGTATTTTTGGCGTTTATTTCGCCTCAGATACCGCACAACCAAGTTTTGCCTATTGTTATTCATTTGGTCAATTGTATTTTGTTTCATCACATGACGCTTCGTCTTCTTTGCTATcacatttgtttgttatttttttatttgcttcgtGTATGTTATCGTCATCGTGGATTTCACGAACTTGTCTCTACTGCAGCATATTGGAGATTTTGTTTTAGCTTGGTTGAATTTTATAGAGCAAAAGCTACTACGGCAACAGCTGAGACAGCAACAACTAATCGTTGTTTTAACTTTCAATTTGCTTGATATGACTACAAATTTacatagcatacatatgtacgtatattgtatgtagtatgtatataaaaatctgccgtacatacatgcgtatttttatatttgcatatgtattttGTGGCACTGTATAtagaagtatacatatatgtatatttaaatttaattatactgAGCTTATTTCGtaatcatttcatttattttatgtttttcttatattacAATACGGCTGCAAAAAATATTCCTGGTTATCGAAATCAaagtagttttaatttttagacaATTTTAACAAGTACCCTATGAGTAGAGTATGCTTACTCATCACACAATGGTGTTAGATAATCTGCATTTATTTATAGGTATATAAAACTTactatactatttttttaataagtgcgTATATTCATCGATGTAACTTtgcaaaaagttaaataattaaataagatatagatatacattttatattatatcaaATAACCTTTATTTTCTTAGTCATAATTGCTGTTAtgacaaataattttgtttatgacTTACCATACCAACAAAGTAAGAGTTATTAAACTTGATAATACGCACAAtgatttgcaataaaaacacattatacttttcaatatttcaatagtCAATAGAGATTAAATACCAATTAGAATGTGTTGTAATGATCGGTGTGTAAGCACCATTTAATGTACATTTTAACACTTAATTAAgcatttcaatttgaaaatagccaaaatataaaaaaaatatttaaataatccaGTCTGTATCGGTATTTTTGTGGAAATAAATtaactgttgttattgttgctatagCTTAAAACATTCCTCAAATGGTAATTTTGAAAAGGTTTTTGAGTAATAATTTGTTTGGTAGAATTTAGCTTGAGCCCCCAATGTCTGGTGCATATTTTGAACTGAAAATCTCTTATATTAATGAACTGTTaaagaatttcatattttagtgatcattttattattatattcaattattaagatatacataagtaattaatattatatacaatatagaaaaagcaagttgaaataaaatatccaaaaatattcgtttatatGTCTATGTatctatatagtacatattatgATCCAATGTGCATGTCGCTGAAATGTCTTCTTTAGAAAGGGTTAGTCAACAGCCCATGTTTACTGGTCTGCAAACCcagaaaatatgcataaatccatagatttaagtaaatatgtggGTAAAAATGTGAGCAGCGCATAGATTGAGCGTCAATCATTATTCACCGGGTCTTAATTCAACTAAATGATATACTTTACAATTATCTAACATAGAAATTTTATGGCTGGCTAATGCCGTGAATGCAAGGATAAGTCATAGATTGCAAACAAACGTTTGATATgctcatatataaatatttatatgtatatctatatatgaattaacaatttaatataAGCACGTACATATGTTTGGCTCGATTTGTTCGTAATAAGTGATTATGTATTTGATATTACGAATTCCATCAATTATGTCCGGGTTTGTTGGATATGTAGCAAACTTGTTTAATACAAGTACTACTCTTTTATTGCCAGATTACATTTGCTCTTCGATACTTTTCTGTTGCATACGCTATGGCCTcggtttttttttctcttttgaaGATTGCGGCGAATTTACCGGTTAAGAGcgttatatttgtatttgtatatatgcaacACTCCTCACTACATACTTTCTATTTGCTTACCTGTTCCTCATTCCACTCACATTACACTCATGTTGTTACTTGCCCGTTCTTTTGCTActtttgttaataataatatacctacgtatgtatatacatatattatatatgtatatgcaatccGAAACGCTTTCAGATAGTTGATACTTATATTTGGGGTTTATCTGCTGCCTAACGGTACGCAGTAGTGATATAATTGATGGAaaatgctacatatgtatatatattaagatatatgtatgtatgtatgtaggtataaatatatatatgtatattgtatacttATGCATATGGATATTGACCTATTTCAAGTCTTGATGCACctctacttatatatatgtacatatttgtagcTATTAAAATCTTTTTACACATTAAATCATCGCAGGGGAAATATTTAtagttatgtttatttatattaagtataaatccataaaaaagtttgaattttttaggTTGGCTAAGAAAAATTACGGCGACTAATACTATGTAATTacgttttataattaaattgctAAACAATTGTTTAACTTAATGAAGGATAAGTTTTCACTTAGCTAATTAGCCCTTGTCAACCAGCAAACTATataattattgtaatattttataaaatttataatttcagctaatttacttataataaaagaaatttcactttccatgcatacatatgtatgtatgtacatatatgtatgatattaATACAATTATCGCCAGCAGCTTTAGGGAAATTcagaattatttgttttatgcggcattatttatttacttattcttcattttcaatttgccATTGCAGTATTCCAAGTTCCTATACACCGACAGTTTTCTATTACATTACGCCAAGTACATTGCAAACCCGGTTACATTCACCACGTTACAGGAGAGAATAGAGAAACGCGCCTTTCGTTGTTCCGAAGAGTTCCTCAACGAAACAAAATGGATACTACACAATGCTCTCATCCTTAGCAGTGGCAGTGAGTTAGCACAAAGAAATAGGACATTAACcgttttccatttttataaaagaaaattcatttattCCAGGCTCTAGTAAAGAGGTGTTCACTGCCAAAGCCATATTGAAAGTTTGTCGGCAGGAAACCAATGAAATCGATACCTGCGGCGAATGCTATTTGAACGCCAATACGCGTACTGATTGGTTTGTGGATGTTTGCGCGCAGCCACATCTATTACTTTGGGCAAAGTTGAAGGGATTTCCGTATTGGCCAGCAAAAGCTATGGGTCCCGGACAAGGACTCTCACATGTGAATGTACGCTTTTTCGGCGAACATGATCGCGCTTTTGTGCCGATCAAAGATTGCTTTCTGTATTCGGAGCAGGATCCAAATACACAAACTGGCAAGCGTTCGGCGCGCGAGCTGGCCGATTGTATTAAAGAAGTTGAGGTGCATATTGAGAAGATTAGAATTAAAGTGGGGGCGTTTAAGTATGCCAAATTCAAAACCCCTTACGAACCGACTGAGGAGCTGCAGCAATTGGAAATGATGATACCCGGTGTTATGGACTATATGAAACGGCAACAGGCATTGGTGCCGAAACCTTCGTTACAATACAAAATTGTTAAGACGGCGGATAATCATTTGTCGATTATAAAAAAAGCATGTACTACAGAGTCGAGCAACGATTCGGATCATTCTGTTAGTCCAAATAAGAAGTCAAGTAGTATTACAAGTACAAGTGGCAGTTGTAGTGCTGGTGATGTCAAGGCAGCCATAATTACGCCTAAGTATGAAGTGGTTAGCAAAGCAAGTTCTGACGATAGTAATTCGTCAAAGGTGACCGCCGTCATTTTGAAACGCAAATCCTCTAGCGAACACAAAAAAGAGGCTGGAGAAGAGCTGGAGCTACCAATGCCGAAGGTAATAAAATTTGATAAGGAAGAAACTGATCCGCGCTTATTAACCGGTGCCATTCTTACTGGTAATGTCGATGGCAATGCGGAAACCAGTGTCAAACGTAAGTATGGCATGGATGCTTGTGGCGTAAGTGTAAATACAAGCGCCTGTAGTGTGGGTAGTGCCACTAAAGTGACTGATTCAACCGAGCGTCCACGCACGAAGCATGCCAAGCATGAACCACGTGTTCCAATGCTTACGATTAAAACAAATGCAAACGCATTAACAGTAGCAATTGGTTCCGACAGCAAAGCTGCAACCTCTCTAGCAGTACCTAACTCAAATTGCTCCAACGTTACAAAATTGAACGTGGAAGCTAAGAAAACAGCTGGTGTAAAGGAAGAGCTTGCTGCCGTAGTAACGTCGGCACCATTATCTTCATCACCAAATAATGCTCAAGCCTTAATGGAGAACTTAGTTAAGAATAAGCACGGTGTAACGATTAAGAAGATATCAAAGGAGGGTCCAATGAGAAAACCCGATGAATCTGCAAAGTTGGTAGTGGCAATGGGCACAGTAACAGAAGAGGCTCCAGCAAACGTTGACAGTGATGCGAAGCCAGAGGGTGCGGCTACGGATACTGCAACCGGTATACAAACAACTAGTTCCACAAATAGTACTGATAATGATAACGGTAATGCAAACAAGAGCGCAGagagcagcaacagcagcagcagttgTACGAATAAAACTGAGGACAGTAAAAAAAGTACTACCAAATCCACCGCAAATACGCACATACTAAAAGATTTGGTTCCTTTTATTGAGATAAAGAAAGAAATTACTTCGGACGATGAAGCAGACATGCAAGTAGTGGCCAACATAAGTGCACAGAACAACAAACATATGAACGAAAAAGCGTCCAAGGTCACAACGGAAGCTGTGCCAACATCAAAAGCAAACGTTGATACTAATGCGCATGTTTCATTACCTGTGGTTGCAGTGCAGGCTGTACTGCCGAACTTGTCGCTCGTTAAACAAGAAGTAATGTCAGATGAGGAGGAACCCACAATCGCCACAGCTAATACTGGACAGCAAGAGCTGAACACAACATCGTCTGGTGGCGATAATGCAACCAATACACCTACTACCGTATTAACCGATGCGGTTCGTGTTGGCGATACTATGATCCAACGTGTGAATGCCAAAAACAATCGCAACACTCAACCAAGTCTAGTTGCACTCAAAACTCTTGCTCAAGCAAATCCGGAGGGCGCTACTGCAATGGATATGCCAAATGCGCAAACGTCGGCTGGTATCCATATAAGTCCCCCTAATAAACGACCGAATACTCGAGGTGTGCCATATGGTCCATTACCGTCATCTGCTGTTATTCAGTCACAGCCGCCGacacaaaaaaacacaatatcAGCAAATAATGCAGCGAATCGCCctacaatgcaacaacaacaccaattaCCCCAGTCATCCTCACCGCCTCAAGTGCAATCTCAATCACAATCCATGCAGTCACTTCAGCCGCTTCAACGGGCACGCAAATCATTTCCGAATCGCGTTACGCCTGATGCTAGTGTAACACGCAATAACTTTTCCAGCGCACCACTTTCATCGCCTGCTCTACCGCCGCCGTCTACATCGCCCTTAGCAAATAGT
The sequence above is drawn from the Bactrocera tryoni isolate S06 chromosome 1, CSIRO_BtryS06_freeze2, whole genome shotgun sequence genome and encodes:
- the LOC120766669 gene encoding uncharacterized protein LOC120766669 isoform X4, which translates into the protein MEKNTLAAEDSVDSIPGPAYEHIVVTTTPLVPAVKSGLISTNILTVTEMEDADMEEEDCSEGIEENMDVGYDQDDQEVREDKQQVPDTEGGSFVGDDFNECDDYKENERNLKLTGLNALEQGTVDIDAHTEQVSQIDNSSAVTVTTTLVNSLPKLNSQTEAVVESSIEGVGICPVPVQIVSALTVKPKMLPMKTKNNKLVMVQMMNDQPMDSTQAGVHSSSSSRISNSSRRTIDEVAESVVSDADKLNSPGQEKSPDSLQYNQQHQNARFLARSSTPLSREFLALQRSVNESKVLSEFVTDAVRKRQKSAPKDANEQTYTQQQQHHYNNHHYHGEKQRKHSKFAPLKDDSGSSTSSNLQRRSRSKSVNRKSEDILDTSTGKLKRWPSDEKMLKRTNMRSQNSEFVQKQMEFLSRVKHDEGEVSSEADDGERSFVNVGEDEDLNLVVVENNTMNDSNASVAAFVGSTNSLLDTTLEREAPVNIATTSNVDSVEARLINYWAPPPKRGWDSFCWKCRECADLFPCSKCVRCFHCTCIKVTAATKLDDSWVCPECMSVENVLNGPKRSRRNEMSLDVLSQLLSFALKRMKMVKGYSKFLYTDSFLLHYAKYIANPVTFTTLQERIEKRAFRCSEEFLNETKWILHNALILSSGSSSKEVFTAKAILKVCRQETNEIDTCGECYLNANTRTDWFVDVCAQPHLLLWAKLKGFPYWPAKAMGPGQGLSHVNVRFFGEHDRAFVPIKDCFLYSEQDPNTQTGKRSARELADCIKEVEVHIEKIRIKVGAFKYAKFKTPYEPTEELQQLEMMIPGVMDYMKRQQALVPKPSLQYKIVKTADNHLSIIKKACTTESSNDSDHSVSPNKKSSSITSTSGSCSAGDVKAAIITPKYEVVSKASSDDSNSSKVTAVILKRKSSSEHKKEAGEELELPMPKVIKFDKEETDPRLLTGAILTGNVDGNAETSVKRKYGMDACGVSVNTSACSVGSATKVTDSTERPRTKHAKHEPRVPMLTIKTNANALTVAIGSDSKAATSLAVPNSNCSNVTKLNVEAKKTAGVKEELAAVVTSAPLSSSPNNAQALMENLVKNKHGVTIKKISKEGPMRKPDESAKLVVAMGTVTEEAPANVDSDAKPEGAATDTATGIQTTSSTNSTDNDNGNANKSAESSNSSSSCTNKTEDSKKSTTKSTANTHILKDLVPFIEIKKEITSDDEADMQVVANISAQNNKHMNEKASKVTTEAVPTSKANVDTNAHVSLPVVAVQAVLPNLSLVKQEVMSDEEEPTIATANTGQQELNTTSSGGDNATNTPTTVLTDAVRVGDTMIQRVNAKNNRNTQPSLVALKTLAQANPEGATAMDMPNAQTSAGIHISPPNKRPNTRGVPYGPLPSSAVIQSQPPTQKNTISANNAANRPTMQQQHQLPQSSSPPQVQSQSQSMQSLQPLQRARKSFPNRVTPDASVTRNNFSSAPLSSPALPPPSTSPLANSNDLKRTLLKNSMVSIPRQAWSPHEPPRNATVSSNNTTTHSIPVPPLTAVSKTPAVVAVLSDNNNAGSTNNNNNMLVNTNPIPNVAINSAAIVTPFVTCNGSIGPNGTALLTPLTMSAPPPLAGLSQPSSNMLTPTVGAALCSNIPMIGNNIHGSSGNAVVSISSAVELPTPQAVGIPSNAINAASTSSGDIVTASLTSMVTDAICRGPPRLMQRPNGPLKSDGTTMFPSQAGPVCQTLVENAHKLTDFFISVMEDTMLEMSEGDEPVLQAKITILKIELERTKQAYEQEIAELKRTSDLMLSEMRKSMENEKTRISNEIRKQCEQERLRSIEETKKKQWCSNCGREAQFYCCWNTSYCDYPCQQMHWSRHSATCAQTRPTIASASDSLAKTVSTMTTTVSAMGLQQQQQQQQNVGCGSKNSNNNMMAVTTTTSMSGSQQSQSTLYNKNTMNNKKDKHGASKVSHQQSASNSSTLGSSSNNSMSSIAAANAAGVGVASGAAAELLKLPSNTYLRTVPQCSNAGNSNSGGGNLRGSTYSVQRVNIPLPITALVQRGNSWELTSAAPNNNVGAANMATITAPGSNVTQAMTQLTSQQQQQQQQHHQRMLSGGGNGNISGGASSNMSASRSNSRNRAAAAALQQTMATMHSAASGAATSMSCGMLRPTQM